A single Fusarium oxysporum Fo47 chromosome IV, complete sequence DNA region contains:
- a CDS encoding mitochondrial K+-H+ exchange-related-domain-containing protein gives MMRLYLLPLSTRRTLLYAKRLEANTAPQGRTYVDKGTAWAAKTWAQWEKMESGWKRKVVDYGNYAFRRIPYEEWGLKSVPPLSVRRRGKEIEMKEKVDLCFPSSVIPPNKAEGILKTLATERQALHKKRLVWCIVGMPITIPFALVPIIPNLPFFYLVYRAWSHGRAISGGKHLQWLLENKLLRLAPSEKLDRLYALHAPPAEEPDNKERTLLTQKEVQTFSDTLDMPALEVELERAIWQVEQAVQDPDSQSPPKESSPGTAAEKPGSTETVDKKDQ, from the exons atgatgagattatACCTCCTACCGCTCTCGACGCGGCGAACTCTCCTCTATGCGAAACGGCTCGAAGCAAATACTGCGCCACAAGGAAGAACATATGTTGACAAGGGCACTGCCTGGGCAGCCAAGACGTGGGCGCAATGGGAGAAGATGGAGTCTGGATGGAAGCGCAAGGTCGTCGATTACGGTAACTACGCTTTTCGTCGCATCCCATATGAAGAATGGGGCTTGAAGTCTGTACCGCCTCTGTCGGTGAGACGCCGTGGgaaggagattgagatgaaggaaaagGTCGACTTGTGCTTCCCGAGCTCGGTGATACCGCCGAATAAGGCGGAGGGTATCCTCAAGACTCTTGCGACGGAGCGTCAGGCGCTTCACAAAAAGAGGCTTGTGTGGTGCATTGTCGGCATGCCGATTACTATTCCATTTGCGCTCGTACCCAT CATCCCCAACCTGCCCTTCTTCTACCTCGTCTACAGAGCGTGGTCACACGGCAGAGCCATCTCAGGTGGAAAGCATCTCCAATGGCTCCTCGAGAACAAGCTCCTACGCCTAGCTCCCTCTGAGAAGCTCGACCGGCTTTACGCACTACATGCCCCACCAGCCGAAGAGCCGGACAATAAGGAACGCACCCTTCTTACACAAAAGGAAGTTCAGACTTTCTCAGACACTCTTGACATGCCGGCTCTTGAAGTGGAGCTCGAAAGGGCTATATGGCAGGTCGAGCAAGCCGTTCAAGACCCAGATAGTCAGAGCCCACCTAAAGAGAGTTCACCTGGTACAGCTGCCGAGAAACCAGGGTCCACTGAAACGGTGGACAAGAAAGATCaatga